AGCTCGACGTCATCGAAAAGGTGATGCCGATCTCCGAGGGTGTCGATTACACCTTCTGGACCTTCGGCGGCACGGTGCCCGGCAGCTTCATCCGCGTGCGACAGGGCGACACGGTGGAATTCCACCTGCGCAACATGCCCGACAGCAAGATGCCCCACAACATCGACCTCCACGGCGTGACCGGCCCCGGAGGCGGCGCGGCCTCCAGCTTCACCGCGCCGGGCCACCGCACGCAGTTCACCTTCAAGGCGCTCAACGCCGGGCTTTACGTCTACCACTGCGCCACCGCGCCGGTGGGCATGCACGTGGCCAACGGCATGTACGGCCTGATCCTGGTCGAGCCGCCGGAGGGGCTGGCCAAGGTGGACCGCGAGTACTACGTGATGCAGGGCGACTTCTACACGACCGGCAAGTACCGCGAAAAGGGCCTGCAACCGTTCGACATGGAGCGGGCGATCGATGAAAACCCGACCTACGTGCTGTTCAACGGCAGCGAAGGCGCCATCACCGGCGACAACGCGCTGGCGACCAAGGTGGGCGAAACGGTGCGCCTGTACGTCGGCAACGGCGGCCCCAACCTGGTGTCGAGCTTCCACGTGATCGGCGAGATCTTCGACAAGGTCTGGTACGAGGGCGGCACGCACTTCCAGGAAAACGTGCAGACCACGCTGATCCCTGCGGGTGGCGCGGCGATGATGGAGTTCCACATGGAAGTGCCGGGCAGCTACGTGCTGGTCGACCACAGCCTGTTCCGCGCCTTCAACAAGGGTGCGCTCGGCATCCTCAAGGCCGACGGCCCGGAGAACAAGGAGATCTACTCCGGCCTCGAGGTCGACGAGATGTACATCGGTGACCGCGCGCTGCCCAACCTCGCCGCCGTCTCCACTGCGGCGGCCGCGCAGAAGACCGGCGAGCTGACGGTCGAGGAACAGATCGCGGCCGGCAAGGCGCTGTTCTCGGGCACCTGCTCGACCTGCCACATGCCCAACGGCGAAGGCATGGCGGGCGTGTTCCCGCCGCTGGCCAAGTCTGACTACATCGCGGCCGACCCGACGTCGGTGGCGCGGGTGATCCTGCACGGCCTGGAGGGCAAGGTGACCGTCAACGGCACCGACTACAACTCGATCATGCCGCCGATGTCGCAGCTGACCGACGACGAAGTCGCCAACATCTCCACCTACGTGCTCAACACCTGGGGCAACCCCGGTGGCCGCGTGACCAAGGCCGAAGCCGCGACCATCCGCAAGACCAAGCCCGCCAACGCCTCAGCTGGCCACTGAGCCATGCGCCGCCTCGCCGCGCTGCTGCTCCTGCTCCCCCTCGCCGGCCTCGCCGCCGGCGGCGGGGACTACGTGAAGCTGCCCGGCGGGGCGTTCCGCACGGCGCTGAAGTACGAAGACCGGACCGGGCCCACACGCATCGCGCCCTTCGCGATGATGCGCACTCCGGTCAGCAACGCACGGTTCCTCGCGTTTGTCCGCACGCATCCGGAGTGGCGGCGTGACCGCGTCGCCTCGGTGATGGCCGAACCCCGCTACCTGTCTCACTGGGCAGGCCCGGTGTCGCTTGGCGAGACCGCGCGCCCGGACCAGCCGGTGGTGCAGGTCAGCTGGTTCGCCGCGCAGGCCTACTGCGAGGCCGAAGGCGCACGGCTGCCCACCTGGGACGAATGGGAGTACGCAGCGGCGGCCGATGAAACCCGCACCGACGCCCGCCGCGACCCGCGCTGGCGCGAGCGCATCCTCTCCTGGTACTCGCGCCCGTCCAACGCGCCGCTGCAGCGGGTCGGATTGCAGGCGCCGAATGCCTATGGCGTGCAGGAACTGCACGGCCTGGTCTGGGAATGGACCGAAGACGCCTCGGCACTGATGATCGCCGAGGACAACCGCAACCAGGGTGACGCCGACAATGCGCGCTTCTGCGGCGCGGGTGCGCTGTCGATGGACGATCGCGACAACTATGCGGTGCTGATGCGGGTGGCCATGCTGTCCTCGCTCGGTGCGCGCGATACCACTGCCAACATGGGCTTCCGCTGCGCGAAGGACCTGCCATGAACAAGTTGCTGGCCATCGTCGGCCTGTGCCTGCTGCTGGTCTGCACGCCCGCGTTCGCGGCCCAGCCGCCCAAGGACTCCGTCTACGCCCTCCCGCTGCCGCTGGTGGACCAGGACGGACGCAGCTTCGACTGGCGCGAGCGGCGCGGGACCGTGCAACTGGTGTCGATGTTCTACACCTCGTGCCAGTACATCTGCCCGCTGATCGTCGACAGCGGCAAGGCCATCGAACGCCAGCTGTCAGCCACCGAGCGCGCACGCCTGGGCCTGCTGCTGATCAGCATGGACCCGGCGCGCGACACGCCCACTGCGCTCAGGAAAGTGGCCACGCAGCGTAAGCTCGACACCACGCGCTGGACGCTGGCCCGGCCGAGGCCACAGGACGTGCGCAGCATCGCCGGACTGCTCGGCATCCGCTACCGGCTGCTGGAAGACGGTGAGTTCAACCACACCAGTGCGCTGGTACTGCTGGATGCGGACGGGCGCATCATCGCCCGCACGGAGCGGATGGGCAGCCGCCCGGACGCCGATTTCATGGCGGCGGTCAAGCTCGCGCTTGCAACGGACTGACCTGTAGCGGGCCGGAGGTGGGCCCCCTCCAGGAGGGGGTGCGTCTATAATGCGCGGTGCAACGCCGCCGCCTCGCGCCTGGCGGGCGCATGCGCAATGCCTCCGCCGCCGCCTCCGCGGGCCATGCATTGATCGCGATCAATGTCGCGCCCCGACGGGCAGCCGAGAATACACACCAAGCAACCAAGGTCACCGCACAATGTCCTCGCCCCCCGCCATCGCTCTGGCCACGCCCGCCAGCGGCCAGGAAGCAGCCAGGTCCGGCTATTACAACGACAAGGTGGTGCGCCAGTTCACGGTCGCGACCGTCTTCTGGGGCATCGTCGGCATGGCCGTGGGCGTGTTCATCGCCGCGCAGCTGTACTGGCCGACGCTCGGCGAGGGCATCCCGTGGCTGAGCTACGGCCGCCTGCGCCCGCTGCACACCAATGGCGTGATCTTCGCGTTCGGCGTCTGCGCCCTGTTCGCCACCAGCCTGCACGTGGTGCAGCGCACCTGCCACGTCCGCCTCATCTCGGACAAGCTGGCATCGTTCGTGTTCTGGGGCTGGCAGCTGGTGCTGGTACTCGCCGTCATCACCCTGCCCCTGGGCATGACCCAGGGCAAGGAGTACGCCGAGCTCGAGTGGCCCATCGACTGGCTGCTCACCGTGGTCTGGGTGGCCTACGCGGTGCTTTTCTTCGGCACCATCGTCAAGCGCCGCGTGCAGCACATCTACGTCGCCAACTGGTTCTTCGGCGCGTACATCATCACCATCGCCCTGCTCCACATCGTCAACAACATCGCCATCCCGTCGGGCCTGGGCAAGTCGTACCCGGTGTACAGCGGCGCGGTCGACGCGATGGTGCAGTGGTGGTACGGCCACAACGCGGTCGGCTTCCTGCTGACCACGGGCTTCCTCGGCATGATGTATTACTTCGTGCCCAAGCAGGCCGGGCGCCCGGTCTACTCCTACCGCCTGTCGATCGTCCACTTCTGGGCACTGATCGCGGTGTACATGTGGGCCGGCCCGCACCACCTTCACTACACCGCGCTGCCGGACTGGGTGCAGTCGGTGGGCATGGTGTTCTCGCTGGTGCTGCTGGCGCCCAGCTGGGGCGGCGCGATCAACGGCATCATGACCCTGTCGGGTGTCTGGTACAAACTGCGCACGGACCCGATCCTGAAGTTCCTGATCGTCGCGCTGTCGTTCTACATGATCGCCACGTTCGAGGGGCCGATGATGTCGATCAAGACGGTCAACTCGCTGTCGCACTACACCGACTGGACGATCGGCCATGTGCACGCCGGCGCTCTGGGCTGGGTGGCCA
This Luteimonas sp. MC1572 DNA region includes the following protein-coding sequences:
- the nirK gene encoding copper-containing nitrite reductase, yielding MKGAASKTTILVAAFAALLLVGCDSGERAPASGKSGQAATTAKKDTGGSRKGDFGPPQGEPVKAVLTSPPHVPPATGRSHPAKVIVELDVIEKVMPISEGVDYTFWTFGGTVPGSFIRVRQGDTVEFHLRNMPDSKMPHNIDLHGVTGPGGGAASSFTAPGHRTQFTFKALNAGLYVYHCATAPVGMHVANGMYGLILVEPPEGLAKVDREYYVMQGDFYTTGKYREKGLQPFDMERAIDENPTYVLFNGSEGAITGDNALATKVGETVRLYVGNGGPNLVSSFHVIGEIFDKVWYEGGTHFQENVQTTLIPAGGAAMMEFHMEVPGSYVLVDHSLFRAFNKGALGILKADGPENKEIYSGLEVDEMYIGDRALPNLAAVSTAAAAQKTGELTVEEQIAAGKALFSGTCSTCHMPNGEGMAGVFPPLAKSDYIAADPTSVARVILHGLEGKVTVNGTDYNSIMPPMSQLTDDEVANISTYVLNTWGNPGGRVTKAEAATIRKTKPANASAGH
- a CDS encoding formylglycine-generating enzyme family protein, encoding MRRLAALLLLLPLAGLAAGGGDYVKLPGGAFRTALKYEDRTGPTRIAPFAMMRTPVSNARFLAFVRTHPEWRRDRVASVMAEPRYLSHWAGPVSLGETARPDQPVVQVSWFAAQAYCEAEGARLPTWDEWEYAAAADETRTDARRDPRWRERILSWYSRPSNAPLQRVGLQAPNAYGVQELHGLVWEWTEDASALMIAEDNRNQGDADNARFCGAGALSMDDRDNYAVLMRVAMLSSLGARDTTANMGFRCAKDLP
- a CDS encoding SCO family protein, coding for MNKLLAIVGLCLLLVCTPAFAAQPPKDSVYALPLPLVDQDGRSFDWRERRGTVQLVSMFYTSCQYICPLIVDSGKAIERQLSATERARLGLLLISMDPARDTPTALRKVATQRKLDTTRWTLARPRPQDVRSIAGLLGIRYRLLEDGEFNHTSALVLLDADGRIIARTERMGSRPDADFMAAVKLALATD
- the ccoN gene encoding cytochrome-c oxidase, cbb3-type subunit I, producing the protein MSSPPAIALATPASGQEAARSGYYNDKVVRQFTVATVFWGIVGMAVGVFIAAQLYWPTLGEGIPWLSYGRLRPLHTNGVIFAFGVCALFATSLHVVQRTCHVRLISDKLASFVFWGWQLVLVLAVITLPLGMTQGKEYAELEWPIDWLLTVVWVAYAVLFFGTIVKRRVQHIYVANWFFGAYIITIALLHIVNNIAIPSGLGKSYPVYSGAVDAMVQWWYGHNAVGFLLTTGFLGMMYYFVPKQAGRPVYSYRLSIVHFWALIAVYMWAGPHHLHYTALPDWVQSVGMVFSLVLLAPSWGGAINGIMTLSGVWYKLRTDPILKFLIVALSFYMIATFEGPMMSIKTVNSLSHYTDWTIGHVHAGALGWVAMITIGSIYSLMPRVLGLKEMYSIKWIDTHFWLHTVGVVFYIVAMWIAGVMQGLMWRATNADGTLTYSFVESLNATYPYYLVRLGGGVLVLAGMLLMAVNTWKTFQMAKAPAPQPVMPPDPADARASSQVA